The Planococcus versutus genome contains a region encoding:
- a CDS encoding putative polysaccharide biosynthesis protein yields the protein MNNEGTMKSFMKGAVLLTIAGFIVKLLSAVYRVPFQNLVGDQGFYIYQQVYPFIAIFGIWTSYGFAVAISKLLADTSESAHRSILRIAFVYVAVISISVFVLLFFGAELLAGWMGDAQLGRLLRVGAFAVLLMAPLAILKGFFQSRNNMAPVAYAQIIEQGLRVSVILVGTWIVVSRGFSLYAAGQMAMLGAVVGGLGAMVVLLFYFRSHVAFLKQHSTIQIWSIVKKMTIISLSVSMSSLILMLFQLVDSFMVFRLLEENGIVQSIAMEQKGIYDRGQPLVQFGILIATSLTLAIVPLVARTSRKKNGRSADMYVRLAFRVSFLFAVAAAIGLTLMMPYVNETLFQTHEQSWTLIIFSWQIIWMSLLLIITAMLHGFGKVRVPAVLLLLGLLVKISSNWLLLPIWGVMGAAVAGNIGLAVIVVGLVFYFKKVWPLQFAPLSYYAWLFGAVSAMSVVVLGWSLVADGYVFNELSSRISAAFTTMTAIPLGAVVFMAIVAKSRIITEKEWYIIPFGRKLATLQLAINSKKIGEKR from the coding sequence GTGAACAATGAAGGCACGATGAAATCATTTATGAAAGGTGCAGTTTTGCTGACGATTGCTGGATTTATCGTCAAGTTATTAAGTGCAGTTTACCGAGTGCCTTTTCAAAATCTTGTTGGAGACCAAGGTTTTTATATTTACCAACAAGTTTATCCTTTTATCGCTATTTTTGGTATTTGGACATCTTATGGCTTTGCAGTAGCGATCTCCAAATTGCTAGCAGATACAAGTGAATCAGCACATCGATCAATTTTACGGATTGCGTTTGTTTACGTAGCTGTCATTTCTATCTCTGTCTTTGTGCTTTTGTTTTTTGGTGCAGAACTGCTCGCTGGTTGGATGGGCGATGCACAACTAGGTAGATTGTTAAGAGTTGGGGCGTTTGCAGTTTTGTTAATGGCACCACTTGCGATACTAAAAGGATTTTTTCAATCGCGTAATAATATGGCACCCGTCGCTTATGCTCAAATAATCGAGCAAGGATTACGCGTCTCAGTCATTTTAGTCGGAACGTGGATTGTGGTTTCTCGAGGCTTTTCTTTGTATGCTGCAGGTCAAATGGCCATGCTAGGTGCGGTTGTAGGAGGACTGGGGGCTATGGTGGTGTTGCTGTTTTACTTCCGTAGTCATGTTGCTTTTTTAAAACAGCATTCAACAATTCAAATTTGGTCAATTGTTAAAAAAATGACCATCATCAGCTTGAGCGTTAGCATGAGTTCGTTAATTTTGATGCTGTTTCAATTAGTAGATTCGTTTATGGTGTTTCGTTTATTGGAAGAAAATGGAATAGTTCAATCGATAGCTATGGAACAAAAAGGGATTTATGACCGTGGTCAACCATTAGTGCAATTTGGTATTTTAATTGCTACTTCGCTTACTTTAGCGATTGTGCCACTAGTTGCTCGGACGTCTAGGAAAAAAAATGGTCGATCAGCTGATATGTATGTGCGTTTAGCTTTTCGTGTATCGTTCTTATTTGCGGTTGCTGCTGCGATTGGACTCACGTTAATGATGCCTTATGTGAATGAAACCTTGTTTCAAACGCACGAACAGTCATGGACATTAATCATTTTTAGCTGGCAAATCATTTGGATGTCTTTACTGCTCATTATAACGGCAATGCTTCATGGATTCGGTAAGGTGAGAGTTCCCGCTGTCTTGCTATTGCTTGGCTTATTGGTGAAAATTAGTAGCAATTGGCTATTATTGCCTATTTGGGGAGTAATGGGAGCTGCAGTTGCTGGGAATATCGGCTTGGCTGTGATTGTTGTAGGGTTAGTATTTTATTTTAAAAAGGTTTGGCCTTTGCAATTTGCTCCATTATCTTATTATGCATGGCTTTTCGGAGCAGTATCGGCAATGTCTGTCGTAGTGTTAGGGTGGTCACTGGTGGCAGATGGGTATGTATTCAATGAGTTGTCTAGCCGTATAAGTGCGGCATTTACAACGATGACCGCAATCCCACTTGGTGCTGTAGTATTCATGGCGATAGTCGCTAAAAGTCGGATTATTACAGAAAAGGAATGGTACATCATTCCGTTCGGTCGTAAGCTGGCTACATTACAACTTGCAATTAATTCAAAGAAAATAGGTGAAAAGCGATGA
- the mazG gene encoding nucleoside triphosphate pyrophosphohydrolase, with protein sequence MNTIHIIGLGAGDLDQLPLGVYKKLKTATNLYVRTADHPVLTELMQEDVGFTSFDLVYEKHDSFSPVYEEIAETLISLSQSESIIYAVPGHPLVAEQTVQNLIQAERLGRCQLAIGGGHSFLDSLFGALRIDPIEGFQLMDGTEMTSDQVNMTHHLLIAQVYDSFSASEVKLTLMEKYPDDYPVTIVTAAGSADEVLRTVPLHELDRSTEVNNLTTVYVPPATDQTQRLKEWQTFRSITAKLRSPEGCIWDREQTHESLSAFLIEEVHELLQAIQEEDDEAIVDELGDVLLQVFLHAQIGQDNGYFQLEDILEAISAKMIRRHPHVFGDVSVENSEQVVANWQEIKAQEKPIQASVLEGQERFSSSLTTSFNYQKKAAKVGFTWPKATFAWNKFHEELQEFQQEIANGSKAQQIDEFGDLLFTLVNLARFFDLSPEEAMMQANRKFRSRFHFVEQQVKQGTGNFDDYSLEQLVEFWNQAKLCARKEDLT encoded by the coding sequence ATGAATACCATTCACATAATCGGTCTCGGAGCTGGAGATTTGGATCAACTACCACTCGGCGTCTATAAAAAACTAAAAACTGCAACGAATTTATATGTACGAACAGCAGATCATCCCGTACTGACAGAGTTAATGCAAGAAGATGTCGGTTTTACGAGTTTTGATTTGGTTTATGAAAAACACGATAGCTTTAGCCCAGTATATGAAGAAATTGCGGAAACATTAATTAGTTTATCTCAGTCAGAATCGATTATTTACGCAGTGCCAGGTCATCCGTTAGTGGCAGAACAAACGGTACAAAATTTGATACAAGCTGAAAGACTAGGGCGTTGCCAATTAGCAATCGGAGGCGGACATAGCTTTTTAGATTCTTTGTTTGGTGCACTTCGTATTGACCCAATTGAAGGATTTCAGCTGATGGATGGCACTGAAATGACTAGCGATCAAGTAAATATGACGCACCATTTATTAATTGCACAAGTGTATGACAGCTTTAGTGCGTCCGAAGTTAAGTTAACATTAATGGAAAAATATCCAGATGATTACCCAGTGACAATTGTGACAGCAGCCGGATCAGCAGACGAAGTATTACGTACCGTACCACTTCATGAATTAGATCGTTCTACAGAAGTCAATAACTTGACGACAGTTTATGTGCCACCAGCAACAGATCAAACGCAACGTTTAAAAGAATGGCAAACTTTTCGTAGCATTACTGCGAAGTTACGAAGCCCTGAAGGCTGTATATGGGATCGTGAGCAAACACACGAGTCATTGAGTGCTTTTTTGATTGAAGAAGTGCACGAGCTGCTTCAAGCTATTCAAGAAGAAGACGACGAAGCCATCGTCGATGAATTGGGAGATGTTTTGCTGCAAGTATTCTTGCATGCACAAATTGGTCAAGACAATGGCTATTTTCAGTTAGAAGATATACTTGAAGCGATCAGTGCGAAAATGATTCGTCGTCACCCTCATGTTTTTGGAGACGTGTCGGTTGAAAATTCTGAGCAAGTGGTTGCCAATTGGCAAGAAATAAAAGCACAAGAAAAACCTATACAAGCTTCTGTACTAGAAGGTCAAGAACGTTTTAGTTCTTCTTTAACAACATCATTTAATTATCAAAAAAAAGCAGCAAAAGTAGGATTTACATGGCCGAAAGCTACGTTTGCTTGGAACAAATTTCATGAAGAGTTGCAGGAGTTTCAACAAGAAATAGCGAATGGTTCAAAAGCTCAACAAATAGATGAATTTGGTGACTTGCTGTTTACTTTAGTAAATCTTGCACGGTTTTTTGACTTATCGCCCGAAGAAGCCATGATGCAAGCAAATCGTAAATTCCGTAGCCGCTTCCACTTTGTTGAACAACAAGTAAAGCAAGGAACTGGAAACTTCGATGATTATTCACTCGAGCAACTAGTTGAATTTTGGAACCAAGCTAAATTATGCGCAAGAAAGGAAGATTTGACATGA
- a CDS encoding RNA-binding S4 domain-containing protein: MRLDKFLKVSRLIKRRTLAKQVADQGRITVNGNKAKASSVIKENDELQIRFGQKIVTVRIDKLKEIAKKEEAATMYSILKEEKLEKIEPEFIDDEA, from the coding sequence ATGAGACTCGATAAGTTTTTAAAAGTATCCCGTTTGATCAAACGGCGTACATTAGCTAAGCAAGTAGCAGACCAAGGACGTATTACGGTAAATGGCAATAAAGCAAAGGCTAGTTCAGTTATTAAAGAAAATGATGAGTTACAAATTCGATTTGGTCAAAAAATTGTGACAGTACGCATTGATAAGCTGAAAGAAATAGCGAAAAAAGAAGAAGCCGCCACGATGTACAGCATTTTGAAAGAAGAAAAGCTGGAAAAAATTGAACCCGAATTTATCGATGACGAAGCATAA
- a CDS encoding FtsB family cell division protein — translation MSSKRDNKTEKREVTSIRNDYVRSVEMEEKRKTGHRVRLFRRLTVFGLVVLMATIWIGSTIYAQTQTISEKAQLREDAIVELEKVEKQQVQLKEQILLLNDEEYLAKLARKEYFLSEEGEIIFTTPNNEQKDKEKPSKKE, via the coding sequence ATGAGTTCGAAGAGAGACAACAAGACGGAAAAACGTGAAGTAACCTCAATTCGCAATGACTATGTCCGTTCTGTTGAAATGGAAGAAAAGCGCAAAACGGGCCATAGAGTACGGTTATTCAGAAGACTAACAGTATTTGGATTGGTTGTTTTGATGGCCACGATTTGGATCGGTTCGACTATTTATGCGCAAACACAAACAATTTCTGAAAAAGCACAACTTCGCGAAGATGCTATAGTAGAGCTTGAAAAAGTCGAAAAACAACAAGTACAATTAAAAGAACAAATTCTATTATTGAATGACGAAGAATACTTAGCTAAACTAGCGCGTAAAGAATACTTCCTTTCAGAAGAAGGAGAAATCATCTTTACGACGCCAAATAATGAACAAAAAGATAAAGAAAAGCCATCAAAAAAAGAGTAG
- a CDS encoding S1 domain-containing RNA-binding protein — protein sequence MSIEVGSKLEGKVTGITNFGAFVQLPTGATGLVHISEVADNYVKDINDHLKVGEMVEVKVMNVEADGKIGLSIRKAKPQPAGGTERPQRPRPSSNRSFDRAPKENFETKMAKFLKDSEENMTTLKRATESKRGGRGAKRG from the coding sequence ATGTCGATTGAAGTAGGCAGCAAGTTAGAAGGTAAAGTCACAGGGATTACAAACTTTGGAGCATTTGTTCAGCTTCCAACTGGTGCAACAGGCCTCGTGCATATAAGTGAAGTAGCCGACAACTATGTAAAAGATATTAACGATCATCTTAAAGTTGGCGAAATGGTAGAAGTGAAAGTCATGAATGTAGAAGCAGACGGTAAAATTGGGCTTTCGATCCGTAAAGCAAAGCCACAACCAGCCGGCGGCACAGAACGACCACAACGACCACGCCCAAGTAGCAATCGTTCATTTGATCGCGCTCCAAAAGAGAACTTTGAAACAAAAATGGCAAAGTTTTTGAAAGACAGCGAAGAAAATATGACGACCTTAAAGCGCGCGACTGAATCAAAACGTGGCGGCAGAGGGGCGAAAAGAGGCTAA
- the tilS gene encoding tRNA lysidine(34) synthetase TilS — MASFEVSMMRYVNKHNLLKVGDKVLVGCSGGIDSMALLYFLNSKKGELGISVVAVHVNHMLRGKESHEDRLFTEHQAAQWGIECYSREIPIPKIFAKQGGNKQQLCRTERYAYFLEVMKYTSATKFATAHHADDQLETILMSAVRGSLQDGSFGMLASRSFGTGYLIRPQLAVGKEQIVSYAKQQNIPYREDSSNAEAAYTRNRLRQRVLPFLKAESREVSKHFVELAEDMQQDQQLLQELAREKVQQMIEMKEEEIILSAKSFRVEPRALQKRMVLLLLNYLYNPKQVPLTRQLVEQVQEMMQSSSGTVFLHLPQSYIAIRQYDVVIFRCQSLTQTSTLAPITIATDWTSFYNGRRYKVVPTDQLVHVDKAVNWYFQAPENASFCMRSRKSGDRIQLAGMKQPKKLTRLMIDEKIPMPMRESWPVITTDKNELLLVPGLRPSALVSQQKRDRDNWVLVEQFL, encoded by the coding sequence ATGGCAAGCTTCGAAGTATCAATGATGCGATATGTGAATAAGCATAACTTACTAAAAGTTGGAGACAAAGTTCTCGTGGGTTGTTCAGGTGGAATTGATTCCATGGCTTTGCTTTACTTTTTAAATTCAAAAAAAGGTGAATTGGGTATCTCTGTTGTAGCAGTCCACGTCAATCATATGTTACGAGGCAAAGAATCTCACGAAGACCGGTTGTTTACTGAACACCAAGCGGCTCAATGGGGCATTGAGTGCTATAGTCGTGAAATTCCAATTCCCAAGATTTTTGCTAAGCAAGGGGGGAACAAACAACAACTGTGCCGAACTGAACGCTATGCTTACTTTCTTGAAGTTATGAAATATACCAGTGCTACGAAATTTGCAACAGCACATCACGCAGACGATCAGCTCGAAACGATTTTGATGTCAGCGGTAAGAGGAAGTTTGCAAGATGGCTCGTTTGGTATGCTGGCAAGTCGTTCATTTGGTACTGGGTATTTGATTCGTCCGCAATTAGCAGTAGGTAAAGAACAAATCGTATCCTATGCAAAACAACAAAACATTCCGTATCGAGAAGACTCAAGTAATGCAGAGGCTGCTTATACACGAAACAGGCTACGTCAGCGAGTTTTACCTTTCTTAAAAGCTGAAAGCCGTGAAGTGTCTAAACATTTTGTTGAGTTGGCTGAAGACATGCAACAAGATCAACAACTTCTACAAGAATTGGCTAGAGAAAAAGTGCAACAAATGATAGAAATGAAAGAAGAAGAAATTATTTTGTCTGCTAAAAGTTTCAGAGTTGAACCACGTGCTTTACAAAAAAGAATGGTTCTACTACTATTAAACTATCTATATAATCCGAAGCAGGTTCCTTTAACGAGACAGTTGGTCGAACAAGTGCAGGAAATGATGCAAAGTTCGTCGGGGACTGTTTTTTTACATTTACCGCAAAGTTATATAGCTATTCGCCAATACGATGTTGTTATTTTTAGATGCCAATCGTTAACACAAACATCTACACTTGCACCTATCACCATCGCAACAGATTGGACGTCTTTTTATAATGGTCGACGTTATAAAGTGGTGCCGACTGACCAATTAGTTCATGTCGACAAAGCAGTCAATTGGTATTTTCAAGCACCGGAAAATGCATCTTTTTGTATGCGAAGCAGAAAATCTGGAGATCGAATTCAATTAGCAGGAATGAAACAGCCAAAAAAATTGACACGATTGATGATTGATGAAAAAATTCCTATGCCTATGAGAGAAAGTTGGCCTGTTATTACCACGGACAAGAACGAACTTTTATTGGTTCCAGGTCTACGACCATCCGCGCTCGTTAGCCAGCAAAAGCGCGATAGAGACAATTGGGTATTAGTTGAACAATTTTTATAG
- the hpt gene encoding hypoxanthine phosphoribosyltransferase, with translation MLQNDIKDILISEEQLQDKARELGAMLTEDYKDKYPLAIGVLKGAMPFMGDLMKRIDGFVEMDFMDVSSYGNATVSSGEVKIVKDLNASVEGRDLLIIEDIIDSGKTLSYLVDLFKYRKAKSIKIVTLLDKPTGRKVDLKADYVGFEVPDAFVVGYGLDYAERYRNLPYIGILKPEIYSEQEE, from the coding sequence ATGTTACAAAACGATATTAAAGACATATTGATTAGTGAAGAACAGTTACAGGACAAAGCGCGTGAGCTTGGGGCAATGTTGACAGAAGACTATAAAGACAAATACCCATTGGCTATTGGTGTATTAAAAGGTGCAATGCCCTTTATGGGAGATTTGATGAAGCGAATCGATGGTTTTGTTGAAATGGATTTCATGGATGTTTCGAGCTACGGTAACGCAACTGTATCGTCTGGAGAAGTGAAAATCGTCAAAGATTTAAATGCTAGTGTTGAAGGACGCGATCTATTGATCATTGAAGATATTATTGATAGTGGAAAAACACTTAGTTATTTAGTTGACTTGTTCAAGTACCGTAAAGCAAAATCAATCAAAATCGTTACATTATTGGATAAACCAACAGGACGAAAAGTAGATTTAAAAGCAGACTATGTTGGTTTCGAAGTGCCTGATGCCTTTGTTGTGGGATACGGATTGGATTACGCGGAAAGATACCGGAATTTACCGTATATCGGGATTCTTAAGCCGGAAATTTACAGCGAACAAGAGGAATAG